A single Paratractidigestivibacter faecalis DNA region contains:
- the tatC gene encoding twin-arginine translocase subunit TatC, which yields MPIGPARMPLFDHIGELRRRLTIIVVSLLVCAIVVYFATPALIELMMDQIREAMRGGDLYVFTALGGFTIRFQVALFFSVIICAPIIIWEVMGFFLPALKPNERKWVVPTVAAMVVLFFLGMIFCYFVIQSAAFGWLLDQSFEFAQNLANAEDYLNIYMMLEIGFGIAFQLPLVIFYLSILHVVPYKTFRSQWRYVYVALMILSAVVTPDASPITMLLMFAALIALYEVALAVARYIIVARDGKAALKWSREDYEQHALDND from the coding sequence ATGCCGATCGGACCCGCACGCATGCCGCTCTTCGACCACATCGGAGAGCTCCGCCGCCGCCTCACCATCATCGTGGTGTCGCTTCTTGTCTGCGCCATCGTGGTGTACTTTGCCACCCCGGCCCTCATCGAGCTCATGATGGACCAGATCCGCGAGGCCATGCGCGGAGGCGACCTCTACGTCTTCACCGCGCTGGGCGGCTTCACCATCCGCTTTCAGGTGGCTCTGTTCTTCTCGGTCATCATCTGCGCCCCCATCATCATCTGGGAGGTCATGGGCTTCTTCCTGCCGGCGCTCAAGCCCAACGAGCGCAAGTGGGTCGTGCCTACCGTGGCGGCCATGGTCGTCCTGTTCTTCCTGGGCATGATCTTCTGCTACTTTGTCATCCAGTCCGCCGCCTTCGGCTGGCTGCTCGACCAGAGCTTCGAGTTTGCCCAGAACCTGGCCAACGCCGAGGACTACCTGAACATCTACATGATGCTGGAGATTGGCTTTGGCATTGCCTTCCAGCTGCCGCTGGTCATCTTCTACCTCTCCATCCTGCACGTCGTGCCGTACAAGACCTTCCGTTCCCAGTGGCGCTACGTCTACGTTGCCCTCATGATCCTCTCCGCCGTCGTCACCCCGGACGCCTCCCCGATCACCATGCTGCTGATGTTTGCCGCGCTCATCGCCCTCTACGAGGTCGCCCTGGCCGTGGCCCGCTACATCATCGTGGCCCGCGACGGCAAGGCCGCCCTCAAGTGGTCCCGCGAGGACTACGAGCAGCACGCCCTGGACAACGACTAA
- a CDS encoding Sec-independent protein translocase subunit TatA/TatB, producing the protein MFGIGETELALILIFAFMIFGPDKLPGMGKTLGRALRQFRNAQEGFTQVVQTEIVDPAAEAMGDKKPNRKRSEEFEEDADIEGGEGKPAAKRSETFAERKARLEAERRAAEEAKAAEAATAASETDAAADDASADADAPAAEAPVAPAPAESAAEPEESKPLTAADLYAVKRPAKTEAPADDQNQKEA; encoded by the coding sequence GTGTTTGGAATCGGAGAGACAGAGCTTGCGCTCATCCTGATTTTCGCGTTCATGATCTTCGGGCCCGACAAGCTTCCGGGAATGGGCAAGACCCTCGGCCGCGCCTTGCGCCAGTTCAGGAACGCCCAGGAGGGCTTCACCCAGGTCGTCCAGACCGAGATCGTCGACCCGGCCGCAGAGGCCATGGGCGACAAGAAGCCCAACCGCAAGCGCTCTGAGGAGTTCGAGGAGGACGCCGACATCGAGGGCGGCGAGGGCAAGCCCGCCGCCAAGCGCTCCGAGACCTTTGCCGAGCGCAAGGCCCGCCTCGAGGCCGAGCGCCGCGCCGCCGAGGAGGCCAAGGCCGCCGAGGCCGCCACGGCCGCCAGCGAGACCGATGCCGCGGCCGATGACGCCAGCGCCGATGCCGACGCCCCCGCCGCCGAGGCGCCCGTTGCCCCTGCCCCCGCCGAGTCCGCTGCGGAACCCGAGGAGAGCAAGCCCCTCACCGCCGCAGACCTGTACGCCGTGAAGCGCCCCGCCAAGACCGAGGCCCCCGCTGACGACCAGAACCAGAAGGAGGCCTAG
- a CDS encoding STAS domain-containing protein has protein sequence MALNIAISQEADAVLVKVAGEVDVSNASELRDAIDAKLPETTGELVVDLADVPYIDSTGIGVLVGAAHRAQEQGATLVVARPQRNVARVLGMLGVEKDLNIREA, from the coding sequence ATGGCACTCAACATCGCGATTTCCCAGGAAGCAGATGCCGTTCTCGTCAAGGTGGCGGGGGAGGTGGACGTTTCCAACGCCTCCGAGCTGAGGGACGCCATCGACGCCAAGCTGCCCGAGACTACCGGCGAGCTCGTCGTTGACCTGGCGGACGTCCCCTACATTGACTCCACGGGCATCGGCGTCCTGGTGGGCGCCGCCCACCGCGCGCAGGAGCAGGGCGCCACGCTGGTGGTGGCCCGTCCGCAGAGAAACGTTGCCCGCGTCCTCGGCATGCTCGGCGTGGAGAAGGACCTCAACATCCGCGAGGCGTAA
- a CDS encoding tetratricopeptide repeat protein, whose protein sequence is MSKKTNKKQVSAKAKRAKGTAEAQAKSAKPKDGMPLGAKVALTVFAVLMALSMMLPSIAAIVGTSSSQDSSSQSQSADSSSSADSSDSGSSSDSSDGTTDAVAQADEKYQPLVDALETKLSSDSQNLATLLNLGKDYMAWGVTVRYSGSTDASTSHANELLEKAISYYDQYLALKDSGAVRVDRALCQYYEEETSEATAALEQLTQDMPDYGPAWANLGMLYESAGNSDQAREAYQKAQEADADDEYGAKTYATQRISAMDSAASSSAGTTDSTSATTSGSSTTGSTGVKGLSDTLANLSGTSL, encoded by the coding sequence ATGTCCAAGAAGACCAACAAGAAGCAGGTCAGCGCCAAGGCAAAGCGGGCCAAGGGCACCGCTGAGGCGCAGGCCAAGTCGGCCAAGCCCAAGGACGGCATGCCCCTTGGTGCCAAGGTCGCGCTCACGGTCTTCGCCGTTCTCATGGCCCTCTCCATGATGCTGCCCTCCATCGCCGCCATCGTCGGCACGTCGAGCTCGCAGGACTCCTCCTCGCAGAGCCAGTCGGCAGACTCCAGCTCAAGCGCGGACTCCTCCGACTCCGGCAGCTCCTCTGACTCCTCCGACGGCACCACCGACGCCGTCGCTCAGGCAGACGAGAAGTACCAGCCCCTGGTGGACGCGCTGGAGACCAAGCTCTCCTCGGACTCCCAGAACCTCGCCACCCTGCTCAACCTGGGCAAGGACTACATGGCCTGGGGCGTGACCGTGCGCTACTCCGGCTCCACCGACGCCTCCACCTCCCATGCCAACGAGCTTCTGGAGAAGGCCATCTCGTACTACGACCAGTACCTGGCCCTCAAGGACTCCGGCGCCGTCCGCGTGGACCGCGCCCTCTGCCAGTACTACGAGGAGGAGACCTCCGAGGCCACGGCGGCCCTGGAGCAGCTCACCCAGGACATGCCCGACTACGGTCCCGCTTGGGCAAACCTCGGCATGCTCTACGAGTCCGCGGGCAACTCCGACCAAGCGCGCGAGGCTTACCAGAAGGCGCAGGAGGCAGACGCCGACGACGAGTACGGCGCCAAGACCTACGCCACCCAGCGCATCTCCGCGATGGACTCGGCCGCGTCGAGCAGTGCCGGCACCACCGACTCCACCAGCGCCACCACGTCCGGCAGCTCCACCACCGGCTCCACCGGCGTGAAGGGCCTCTCGGACACCCTGGCCAACCTTTCCGGCACCAGCCTCTAG